The genomic stretch AATATATACCTAAATTTAGATATTTCAAACCAGCAGGGATTGAAAGAATAAAATTAGAAAAAAATATATTAAAAATAGAAGAAGTGGAAGCAATTAGACTTAGGGATTTAGAGGGATTGGAACAAAAAGAATGTGCAAAAAGTATGGAAATATCAAGGCAAACTTTTCAAAGAGTATATAATTCTGCAAAGAAAAAAGTTGCTGACAGTTTAATAAATGGTAAGGCTATAAAAGTAGAAGGTGGACATTATACTCAAAATATTTGTAAT from Tissierellales bacterium encodes the following:
- a CDS encoding DUF134 domain-containing protein, which translates into the protein MARPIKWRRVEYIPKFRYFKPAGIERIKLEKNILKIEEVEAIRLRDLEGLEQKECAKSMEISRQTFQRVYNSAKKKVADSLINGKAIKVEGGHYTQNICN